The Nitrospira sp. KM1 genome includes a window with the following:
- a CDS encoding c-type cytochrome gives MKKKIVGLFVIVVIAAVLAFSWVAYRLYATGFSAKTEPHVLEVMAARQIRHLAIPIAQRNALNPVVLTPDVLKESLAHFADHCAICHANNGGGNTPIGKNVYPKAPDLRLSDTQSMSDGELFWVIHNGIRFTAMPGWGEGEPEKDLDSWKLVHFIRHLSKLTPEELDEMESLNPKSQHEVEENEAFDKFLEGDESAAGHSSGGHHH, from the coding sequence ATGAAAAAAAAGATTGTGGGCCTGTTCGTCATTGTGGTCATCGCCGCTGTATTGGCCTTCAGCTGGGTGGCCTACCGGCTCTATGCGACAGGATTCAGCGCGAAAACCGAGCCGCATGTATTGGAAGTCATGGCGGCAAGACAGATTCGCCACCTGGCAATCCCCATCGCACAGCGGAATGCATTGAACCCGGTGGTGTTGACTCCGGACGTTCTGAAAGAGTCGCTCGCGCATTTCGCCGATCATTGCGCCATTTGCCATGCGAATAACGGCGGCGGCAACACGCCTATCGGCAAGAACGTGTATCCCAAAGCGCCGGACCTGCGCCTGTCCGACACCCAGTCGATGTCCGACGGCGAATTGTTTTGGGTCATTCATAACGGAATCCGTTTTACCGCGATGCCGGGCTGGGGCGAGGGAGAGCCGGAGAAAGACCTCGACAGCTGGAAACTTGTTCACTTCATCCGCCATCTCTCGAAACTCACACCTGAGGAGTTGGATGAAATGGAGTCGCTGAACCCGAAATCCCAGCACGAGGTGGAAGAGAACGAAGCCTTCGACAAATTTTTAGAGGGAGACGAATCGGCCGCCGGCCACTCCAGCGGCGGGCATCACCATTGA
- a CDS encoding phage holin family protein, with protein MFTRILITGIAVFLAISIVPGIEVTSLSAGFAAVLVLTLLNVLLRPILLVLAFPLIVLTLGLFLIVLNALLLELTAYLVKGFIVTGFWPAVGGSIVISVVTGVLTFLGTDRRIVEVRSTEPRQPKIINPPE; from the coding sequence GTGTTCACCCGGATCTTGATTACCGGTATCGCGGTCTTCCTGGCTATTTCGATCGTGCCTGGAATCGAAGTCACCAGTCTGAGCGCCGGCTTCGCTGCGGTACTCGTTCTGACTCTGCTGAATGTCTTGCTCCGCCCGATTCTTCTCGTGCTGGCGTTCCCGCTGATCGTGCTGACGCTCGGCCTGTTTCTCATCGTGTTGAACGCCCTCTTGCTGGAGCTGACGGCCTATTTGGTGAAGGGGTTCATCGTCACCGGATTCTGGCCGGCCGTGGGCGGTTCGATCGTTATCAGCGTGGTAACGGGTGTGCTGACATTCTTGGGAACCGATCGCCGTATAGTAGAAGTCCGCTCCACGGAACCGCGGCAGCCGAAAATCATCAACCCGCCGGAATGA
- a CDS encoding DNA-3-methyladenine glycosylase — protein MFKLQQNHAKGAVLRRHYFDRPTLTVAKSLLGKYLVRQNDGRMIAGQIVEVEAYVGPDDLACHASKGRTARTDVMFGPAGMAYVYLIYGMYHCLNVVTEREEFPAAILIRAINVEGTLIDGPGRLCRFMTIDRSLNRVDLTCGQHLWFEDRQAVLRGLKIETFPRIGVDYAGPWASKPWRFRIVAMESGNGRARRK, from the coding sequence ATGTTCAAGCTGCAACAGAATCACGCGAAGGGAGCCGTGCTTCGAAGGCATTATTTCGACCGGCCGACCCTTACCGTCGCGAAGAGCCTCCTGGGGAAATATCTGGTGCGTCAGAACGATGGGAGGATGATTGCAGGCCAGATCGTTGAAGTAGAAGCCTATGTCGGCCCAGATGACTTGGCCTGTCACGCGTCAAAGGGCCGAACTGCCCGCACCGATGTCATGTTCGGTCCGGCAGGGATGGCCTATGTTTATCTGATTTATGGCATGTACCATTGCCTCAATGTCGTGACGGAGCGGGAAGAGTTTCCAGCGGCGATTCTCATTCGTGCTATAAACGTTGAGGGTACGTTGATTGACGGTCCCGGACGTCTGTGCCGGTTCATGACGATTGATCGTTCCTTGAACCGGGTCGACCTCACATGTGGCCAGCATCTATGGTTCGAGGATCGGCAAGCTGTGCTGCGCGGCCTGAAAATCGAAACGTTTCCGAGGATCGGCGTCGACTATGCAGGTCCGTGGGCGTCAAAACCCTGGAGGTTTAGAATTGTCGCCATGGAGAGCGGCAACGGTAGAGCGCGGAGAAAATAA
- the hpnA gene encoding hopanoid-associated sugar epimerase, translating into MKVLVTGATGFVGGAVARALSRAGTDVRVMARSDSDFHNLDGASVERVPGDLRDPSSLRAALRGCRQLYHVAAHYALWAKDPSIFYEINVTGTRNLLEAARSLDLERTVYCSTIGAIGLPPGGGVGTEETPVSLDQMAGHYKRSKYLAEQEVLKMARDGFPVVIVNPSAPVGEGDVKPTPTGQVIVDFMKGRMPAYIETGMNIVDVDDVAAGHLLAMHKGRIGERYILGNANLMLHEVFEVLSRLTGVRAPTIKLPRLAILPLAYANEWIAHLTGQPPRIPLEGVKMAKYKMHYDCSKAIRELGLPQTPPEVALGKAVRWFRSHGYA; encoded by the coding sequence ATGAAGGTACTTGTCACAGGAGCCACCGGATTCGTTGGGGGTGCGGTTGCGCGGGCGCTTTCACGGGCGGGAACCGACGTCCGTGTGATGGCGCGTTCCGACTCCGACTTTCACAACTTGGACGGTGCGTCGGTGGAACGGGTGCCGGGAGACCTTCGGGACCCGTCTTCGCTTCGAGCCGCATTACGCGGATGCCGGCAGTTGTATCACGTGGCTGCTCACTACGCGCTGTGGGCGAAGGATCCGTCTATTTTTTACGAGATCAACGTCACCGGCACGCGAAATCTGCTTGAGGCCGCACGATCACTTGACTTGGAACGCACGGTGTATTGCAGCACTATTGGAGCGATCGGACTGCCCCCCGGCGGAGGCGTGGGCACCGAGGAGACGCCCGTATCGCTCGATCAAATGGCGGGTCATTACAAACGATCCAAGTATCTTGCCGAGCAGGAAGTTCTCAAGATGGCCCGCGACGGATTCCCGGTCGTGATCGTCAACCCCAGCGCTCCGGTGGGTGAAGGCGACGTAAAACCGACGCCTACGGGTCAGGTCATTGTGGATTTCATGAAAGGCCGGATGCCGGCCTACATCGAAACCGGCATGAATATCGTCGACGTTGACGATGTCGCAGCCGGACACCTGTTGGCCATGCACAAGGGACGGATTGGTGAACGATACATCCTCGGAAATGCCAACCTCATGTTGCATGAGGTGTTTGAGGTGCTCAGCCGGCTCACGGGAGTTCGGGCCCCGACGATCAAGCTTCCCAGACTGGCGATACTTCCGCTGGCCTATGCCAACGAGTGGATCGCACACCTGACGGGCCAACCGCCGCGCATCCCGCTCGAAGGCGTGAAAATGGCGAAGTACAAAATGCACTACGACTGCAGCAAAGCCATCCGCGAGCTCGGATTACCGCAGACTCCTCCCGAAGTCGCCCTGGGAAAAGCCGTGCGATGGTTCAGGTCGCACGGATACGCCTGA
- a CDS encoding ATP-binding protein: MAPSSIPDKSQPETHLQRTLTSVLNELPVDSALAAVYHREQGPLVAHAARGFTIRDVRAILRTLSGPHMVDGSTRDQDGSRTMRLRMITPGAKSLLAIPLKHRNRTYGCLVIARKESATFTKKEKGLMDQAGEDVSKALEREGLFNMNVVLSRPLVMNEPAAAPSPAELYAAPVSQLTPELQEQILSVLAEANQTVPYDRAWVCHYDPMAGNVEVLGIAGDLKGEQKDGRKEMKAGQRLTLDSSAAGWAIRHRKPRVDHDLASTQGRFLDHKQLFKDRFQSSLVFPFFVRGQVGGTLTLASREAGRYQPTDARTLEPTILKLADLLQAPAPAPVAPVPVAGEDSAATAPSAPPVAPLEPAIRKQERQAAIGEFSAFLATEVREPLASIRSQLEEVTTEGILDFDPQTRVENAMRDLMRVEVILNEILDFAKPLELNRRLVRIPEVIESALTVVATDLEVTRIHVAKEYAQVLAPVRGDEAKLQQVFLSIFKNAGEAMTPGGHLTIQVTQHRAGRGIEDQIVIKNDGAPIPPEIVDKVFEPFFTTKKAGTGLGLATVKKIIEEHGGSIAIGSAPGEGTSVTIRLPGVSRGPAFRHHRGRPRRPIRRGT; the protein is encoded by the coding sequence ATGGCGCCATCTTCTATACCCGACAAGTCCCAGCCTGAGACCCATCTGCAACGGACGCTCACCTCGGTCTTGAACGAACTGCCCGTGGACTCCGCGCTGGCAGCCGTCTATCACCGGGAACAGGGACCGCTGGTCGCACATGCTGCGCGGGGATTCACCATTCGTGACGTCAGAGCCATTCTTCGCACGCTCTCCGGACCCCATATGGTCGACGGCTCGACGCGCGATCAGGACGGCAGTCGTACCATGCGTCTGCGGATGATCACGCCGGGAGCCAAATCCCTCCTGGCCATTCCACTCAAGCATCGCAATCGTACCTACGGCTGTTTGGTCATCGCACGAAAAGAGAGCGCGACGTTTACCAAGAAGGAAAAGGGATTGATGGATCAGGCCGGCGAGGATGTCTCGAAGGCCCTGGAGCGCGAAGGGCTCTTCAACATGAATGTGGTCCTGAGCCGTCCGCTGGTGATGAACGAACCGGCTGCCGCGCCATCCCCTGCCGAGCTGTACGCCGCGCCGGTCTCGCAGCTGACCCCGGAGTTGCAAGAACAGATTCTCTCGGTGCTCGCCGAAGCCAATCAGACCGTGCCGTATGATCGTGCCTGGGTTTGCCACTATGATCCCATGGCCGGCAACGTGGAAGTTCTTGGCATCGCCGGCGACTTGAAAGGGGAACAGAAAGACGGGCGCAAGGAGATGAAGGCCGGCCAACGGCTGACGCTGGATAGTTCCGCCGCCGGGTGGGCGATCCGCCACCGCAAGCCCCGTGTGGATCATGATTTGGCATCGACTCAAGGGCGCTTTCTCGATCACAAACAACTCTTCAAGGACCGCTTTCAATCCTCTCTGGTCTTTCCCTTTTTCGTGCGGGGCCAGGTGGGAGGAACGTTAACGCTCGCATCGCGCGAGGCCGGCAGATATCAGCCGACCGATGCGCGGACACTGGAACCGACGATTCTCAAGCTTGCCGACCTGCTTCAGGCTCCGGCGCCGGCCCCCGTCGCTCCGGTACCGGTGGCCGGAGAGGACAGCGCAGCCACCGCCCCGTCGGCACCTCCCGTCGCGCCCCTGGAGCCCGCAATCAGGAAGCAGGAGCGACAGGCGGCTATCGGAGAATTCAGCGCCTTTCTCGCCACGGAGGTGCGGGAACCACTCGCGTCGATCCGTTCCCAGTTGGAAGAAGTCACCACTGAAGGCATTTTGGATTTCGACCCTCAAACCCGGGTCGAAAATGCGATGCGCGATCTCATGCGGGTCGAAGTGATCCTGAACGAAATTCTGGATTTCGCCAAGCCATTGGAGCTGAACCGTCGCCTTGTCCGAATCCCCGAAGTCATCGAAAGCGCCCTCACCGTTGTCGCGACCGATCTGGAAGTCACGAGAATCCATGTCGCCAAAGAATATGCGCAGGTCCTTGCTCCCGTCCGGGGAGATGAGGCCAAGCTGCAGCAGGTCTTCCTCAGCATTTTCAAGAACGCCGGGGAGGCCATGACACCCGGAGGGCATCTGACGATCCAGGTGACCCAGCATCGGGCCGGCCGCGGCATCGAAGATCAGATCGTCATCAAGAACGATGGGGCACCGATCCCGCCAGAAATCGTCGATAAAGTGTTCGAGCCGTTTTTTACGACCAAGAAAGCCGGGACCGGCCTGGGACTCGCCACAGTCAAGAAGATTATCGAGGAGCATGGAGGATCCATCGCCATCGGCAGCGCCCCGGGTGAAGGGACGTCGGTCACGATCCGACTGCCGGGTGTGAGCCGCGGGCCCGCCTTCCGGCATCATCGCGGCCGCCCGAGACGGCCGATTCGACGCGGGACCTGA
- a CDS encoding polyprenyl synthetase family protein: MNIKDYLELKRLEVDHFLDHVAPAAAVHPLTLHESMRYSLMAGGKRIRPILAIATAEAVGSSPPGLMAVACSLELIHTYSLIHDDLPAMDNDDFRRGKPTNHKVYGDAMAILAGDALLTLAFDLCSRPDLMKRCPPERQVRLIQELAHGSGNLGMVAGQVLDIEAEHRDIDLPTLQNIHKHKTGMLIRAAVRMGAIAAGATDRQLDDVTGYAEDIGLAFQIADDVLNVTGTREELGKNPNTDAERGKKTYPAFYGVEGAKRLADECVTRAIDRLHAFGTSADALRDIARYITSRKN; the protein is encoded by the coding sequence ATGAACATCAAGGACTATCTCGAACTGAAACGGCTTGAGGTCGATCATTTCCTGGATCACGTGGCGCCCGCGGCCGCCGTGCACCCGCTCACCTTGCACGAGAGCATGCGGTATAGTCTGATGGCGGGCGGCAAACGCATCCGCCCGATTCTGGCCATCGCGACCGCCGAGGCGGTGGGCTCATCGCCTCCGGGACTGATGGCCGTGGCCTGTTCACTCGAGCTGATTCATACCTACTCCCTCATCCACGACGATCTTCCTGCAATGGACAATGATGACTTCCGTCGCGGCAAACCCACCAACCACAAGGTCTACGGCGATGCGATGGCGATTCTTGCGGGCGATGCGCTCCTCACGCTGGCGTTTGACCTTTGCAGCAGACCCGATCTCATGAAAAGATGCCCGCCGGAGCGGCAGGTCCGTTTGATTCAGGAATTGGCACACGGGTCCGGCAATCTGGGAATGGTGGCCGGGCAGGTCCTGGACATCGAAGCCGAGCATCGCGACATCGACCTTCCCACCCTTCAAAATATCCATAAGCATAAAACCGGCATGCTGATACGAGCGGCAGTGCGGATGGGCGCGATCGCGGCAGGGGCCACTGACCGACAATTGGACGATGTGACCGGCTATGCCGAGGATATTGGACTGGCGTTTCAAATAGCCGACGACGTGCTGAACGTCACGGGGACTCGCGAGGAGCTGGGGAAGAATCCCAATACCGATGCGGAGCGGGGCAAGAAGACCTACCCGGCATTCTATGGTGTAGAGGGGGCAAAACGGCTCGCGGACGAGTGCGTGACGCGGGCGATTGACCGACTGCATGCGTTCGGAACCTCGGCTGACGCGCTTCGCGACATCGCCCGATATATCACTTCGCGGAAAAATTGA
- a CDS encoding DUF5666 domain-containing protein yields MLHRFILACTFLLFSTTVFAHGSGLHVLGTVTAIDNDHVEVKTQKGTNVTVKLTKDTRFKQKGNPKSTDRPTVGDRVVVEATKDEKVLIATEVHFSVGKRLPSAEDAPAAGAPSAGHGH; encoded by the coding sequence ATGCTGCATCGTTTCATCCTGGCTTGTACATTTTTGCTGTTTTCCACGACTGTGTTCGCCCACGGCAGCGGCCTGCATGTGCTCGGGACCGTCACCGCCATCGACAACGACCATGTTGAGGTGAAGACTCAAAAGGGCACAAATGTCACCGTCAAACTGACGAAGGACACGCGCTTCAAGCAGAAGGGCAATCCGAAATCCACGGATCGGCCCACTGTCGGCGACCGGGTCGTGGTCGAAGCGACGAAGGACGAGAAGGTGCTGATCGCGACCGAAGTGCATTTTTCGGTTGGAAAGCGTCTCCCCTCCGCAGAAGACGCGCCAGCCGCCGGCGCACCCTCTGCCGGTCACGGTCATTAA
- a CDS encoding carotenoid biosynthesis protein, with product MDVFLLFLGTIVFRPYVFVFLAAFLFSAIRLIGWPRTWRFWLVSWITAFICEYSSTRTGIPFGWYHYNGSTVGQELYLSNIPFIDSLSFSFLLYAAYCMALTFLLPITTNREREIGPARITMDLHTRTSWQTLVLTALFFAGIDTVIDPVALRGDRWFLGKIYYYPDPGVHFGVPIANYLGWITVGVLSLLCYFPLDRGLPPQPSSPSMTPRLLLGAGLYYGVLTFNLAVTFWIGETLLAVAGILTFLIPTVLLWLRIFPPLASHRTGGIESDKFV from the coding sequence ATGGATGTCTTTTTGCTGTTCCTCGGCACCATCGTCTTTCGTCCATATGTATTTGTGTTTCTGGCCGCTTTTCTCTTCTCTGCAATCCGATTGATCGGCTGGCCGCGAACCTGGAGATTCTGGCTCGTCAGCTGGATCACCGCATTCATCTGTGAATACAGCTCCACCCGGACCGGCATACCCTTCGGGTGGTACCACTATAATGGATCGACCGTGGGGCAAGAGCTCTACCTGTCGAACATTCCCTTCATCGACTCTCTGTCCTTCAGTTTTCTGCTGTATGCCGCATACTGCATGGCGCTGACGTTTCTCCTGCCGATCACGACCAACCGGGAACGAGAGATCGGGCCGGCACGAATCACCATGGATCTCCACACCCGAACCTCTTGGCAGACACTTGTCCTCACCGCCTTGTTTTTTGCAGGTATCGACACCGTCATCGATCCGGTGGCGCTGCGGGGCGATCGCTGGTTTCTCGGAAAGATCTACTACTATCCGGATCCGGGTGTTCATTTCGGCGTGCCGATCGCCAACTATCTCGGCTGGATCACGGTGGGCGTTCTGTCATTGCTCTGCTATTTTCCACTGGACCGTGGTCTTCCTCCACAGCCCTCGTCTCCCTCTATGACGCCTCGCCTGCTGTTGGGAGCCGGCCTGTATTATGGCGTCCTGACCTTCAACCTTGCCGTCACGTTCTGGATCGGTGAAACTCTGCTGGCAGTCGCTGGGATATTGACCTTCCTCATTCCGACGGTCCTCCTATGGCTGAGAATCTTTCCGCCATTGGCCTCACATCGGACCGGTGGCATTGAGTCCGATAAGTTTGTATAG
- a CDS encoding antibiotic biosynthesis monooxygenase, with protein MPVTLINVFTVPKGQEEAFTKWWQDVKADITSQPGFISGKFHRSLKPDSKYNFINVAIWENEDVYWKAYEKSVTPMKAKLVQLGVEMVPALYQVAFEY; from the coding sequence ATGCCGGTCACGTTGATCAATGTGTTCACGGTTCCCAAAGGCCAGGAAGAAGCGTTCACCAAATGGTGGCAGGACGTGAAGGCCGACATCACGTCGCAGCCCGGCTTCATCAGCGGGAAGTTTCACCGGAGTCTCAAACCCGATAGCAAGTACAATTTCATCAATGTGGCGATATGGGAAAACGAAGATGTCTACTGGAAAGCCTACGAGAAGAGCGTGACGCCGATGAAAGCCAAGCTCGTGCAACTCGGCGTCGAGATGGTTCCCGCACTGTATCAGGTTGCATTCGAGTATTGA